Proteins from a single region of Zonotrichia leucophrys gambelii isolate GWCS_2022_RI chromosome 17, RI_Zleu_2.0, whole genome shotgun sequence:
- the TTLL11 gene encoding tubulin polyglutamylase TTLL11 isoform X4, with the protein MRLPALQKQQRALCPSPFCRDTSVRPGGCRCQSPEQAPGGSEEPPDAAPSPEAALPSLCLKQVFPKYARHFSYLRLVDRVAALFIRFLGVKGTTKLGPTGFRTFIRNCKLSNSNFSMAAVDILYIDITRRWNSMGIDHKESGSPGMCLQAFVEAFFCLAQKKYKALPLHKQVLSLLELCECRLAALHGKRLVWGCGLAQPRGALRAAGTAPGPGPARPHGPPVLRLQKSSHQLRALMCRDRTGS; encoded by the exons ATGCGTTTGCCAGCTCTCCAAAAGCAGCAGCGTGCTCTGTGCCCTTCACCCttctgcagggacacctctgtcaggcctgggggctgcag GTGCCAGAGCCCCGAGCAGGCCCCGGGAGGCAGCGAGGAGCCGCCGGacgccgcccccagccccgaggCCGCGCTGCCCTCGCTGTGCCTCAAGCAGGTGTTCCCCAAGTACGCCAGGCACTTCAGCTACCTGCGCCTCGTGGACAGGGTGGCCGCGCTGTTCATCCGCTTCCTCGGCGTCAAAGGGACCACCAAGCTGGGCCCAACGGGGTTCCGCACCTTCATAAG aAACTGCAAACTGAGTAACAGCAATTTTTCAATGGCTGCTGTAGATATCCTATATATTGATATCACAAGGAGGTGGAACAGCATGGGCATTGACCACAAGGAATCAGGTAGCCCAG GAATGTGTCTGCAAGCCTTTGTGGAAGCTTTCTTCTGCCTGGCCCAGAAGAAGTACAAGGCGCTGCCGCTGCACAAGCAGGTGCTGtcgctgctggagctgtgcgAGTGCCGCCTGGCCGCGCTGCACGGGAAGCGCCTGGTGTGGGGCTGCGGGCTGGCCCAGCCCCGCGGGGCGCTGCGGGCGGCGGGCACCGCGccgggccccggccccgcccggccccacGGCCCCCCGGTGCTGCGGCTGCAGAAATCATCGCACCAGCTACGGGCGCTCATGTGCCGCGACAGGACCGGCAGTTAA